The nucleotide sequence TCGAATATCCCAATTGATCGATGGCTCAAATGCAAGCAGGTCATTGCCGTTCACGCACAGGCTTTCGTTCTGCAAATCAAAAATTGTAATCTTTTTACCTTGGTCCGCTAAATATAACCGGCCCTTCCCTTTCGCCTTCATTAGCTGCGTGCCTTCGCCGGTCAATGCTTTCTTAAACATTTTTGACACGCCATGCTCCAGCATGCGCTCACGCTCAAATATAATCGAACCGACATAGGCGATCATCGCGCCCATTTTCGACCATACTTCCCCGTTCAGATTCACTTCGAGTACACGATCGGTTTCCAATTCAAAATAATCATTTTCATTCTGGTCTTGCTGCGTCTTGTTGACAAAATCGCGAATGGAATAGTTCCCCATAAGTAAAACCTCCCTTTTTATGTTCTACGTATTAAACACTGTATAAGTTTCGAATTTTCTGCATTTTATAATTGTATTGATGTACGATTGTTTTCAATCACTACCATCTCAATAAAAATTCCATTACAATAAAAAAAGAGGTGATCATGATGGAATATCGACGTGAAATCGCTTTAGTGTACAGTGTTGAGGAAGCTATGACAAAGCTGAACATTATTAGAGGGCACGGTTTTTCCGAGCATGAAATCCATGTATTTTCAAAAGATATACATCCTTTACAATCACTGAAAATGTATACCGACATTCAAGTCCATCTAGCCGGCAACTGGCTCGACCAGCTTATCAGCTTTGTCACACGGAAAAATGTGTATGAAGTGAGTTTGCGAATTTTGCACTTGACTTCTGAAGAAACCGCCCATTATGGGCATGGCATAGAACTTGGGGCAATCTTCCTGTTTGCCGAGCACGAACACCCATATGAAAAGGAACCGAAAAAACAGCAAGCAGCATTCAATCTGTCTAGAGCTGTGGAATAATTTTATAAAAAACTGCCGTCGATAATAATGAATTTAATAATTAACGAACTAACGACTAAACTTATGATTATAAAATTCAAAATGACAAGAAATCGCTTAGGAAACGGTATGTTCAAAAAAAATGCAATGGTCCAGTGAACAATACTGTAAATTAATAGCGCAATAAACGTTCCAAAAGCTATAAAGGCAATGGTCAGCAACCTGCCCGAATTTGAAATATCTCCCGGCGGTGAATCTGCTGCAGTGAACAGCATTGAACCGATAAATAACACCGATAAGAAATAACAGCTGTAGCCGATCAGGCTGACCATGGCCGTATAGATGAAATAGTTTACAGCCTTAAAAATCTTCATCGTATAATATGCAAACTCCTATATTTTTCCGCAATGAATTCATCACTCACTTCCACACTTCATTTAATTTATCACTATAAAATGTAATGGCCTTTTTATATTTCTGAATTTGAGGGTCAGACGAAGTGGTTGCTAAATTTTTCAATAGAAGCTCCATTGAACGCTCATGTTCCTTCAAGTTAAACAATGTCATCGCATAAAATACTTGGATAGCTAAATTGTCAGGAAACTTCTCCAGCCCATTTTCAAGCGTATGTTTTGAATTTTCGTATTCACCAAGTGTTCTGTATGTACTGCCAAGACCTAAATAGGCATTCGCTAAATCTTCTTCATTCAGATCGCCTTGAATTGCCTTTTCATAATAAGGTACAGCATCCGATTCTTTTCCTAGCACATCGAAGCTCCATGCACACTGGTAATTTACATAGGCCTCATTCGGATGTTGTTCAACTAAATTCAATAATAGTTGATTGGATTGTTGCAATTCCCCATCGCTTCTTAAATCAATTGCCCTCTGTAGTTGATCGATTTCCTTCATAATTTTGTCCTCCTAAATCGTCTTTCCTTTAACTAGCATAATGGCTTTTTGTAAATTTCACTATAATAAAATAGGAGGATTTACCATATTATAGGTAAATATATTTTAATAATTTTCTAGTATTTTTCCTGCAAAGTTTCTTTTAGGGCGCTATAAAGCAAAAAAACACCTCAAAAATGATTGTAGTGTATACAAATCATTTAAGAGATGTTTCTTAGAGTGCTTTAATTAAAAATTATAGTGGAATATTCCCGTGCTTTTTGTATGGACGGTCTTCCTGCTTTGTTGAAAGCATATCCAATGCCTGGATCAGCTTAATACGTGTTTCACGTGGATCGATAACATCGTCCACCATACCGCGTGATGCCGCTACATAAGGATTAGCGAATTTTTCTTTGTATTCTTCAATTTTCGCTGCACGTGTTGCTTCCGGATCAGCCGATTTCGCAATTTCACCTGCATGAATAATGTTTGCCGCACCAGCAGCACCCATTACAGCGATTTCAGCATTCGGCCAAGCGAATACTAAGTCCGCGCCAATCGCTTTCGAGTTCAATGCTACGTACGCACCACCGTATGCTTTACGTAAAATAACTGTAATTTTCGGTACAGTTGCTTCAGAGTAAGCATAAAGGATTTTCGCACCGTGACGGATAATCCCGCCGTGCTCTTGTTTAACGCCTGGGAAGAAACCGGATACGTCTTCAAATGTAATAACAGGTACGTTGAATGCGTCACATGTACGTACGAAACGCGCTAATTTATCAGATGAATCGATATCTAATCCGCCTGCAAGGAATTTCGGCTGGTTACATACTAAACCAACTGATTCACCCGCGATACGTGCAAAACCAACAACGATGTTTTTCGCGAATTCTTTTTGCACTTCCATGAATGAACCTTCATCAACTACTTGTTCTACTACTTTACGAACATCATATGATTTTGTTTGGTCAATCGGCACAACATCAACAAGTTCTGAACGGAAATTATCGCCTTCTGGAGCAGCTTGTTTCGGTGCTTTTTCTCTGTTGTTCTGTGGTAAGTAAGAAAGTAATTGCTGAATTTGTGCAATTGCAGCTTCTTCGTTTTCAGCACGGAAGTGGGCATTCCCTGAAGTAGCGTTATGCACTTTAGAACCGCCAAGACCTTCAGCAGAAATTTTCTCACCTGTTACTGTTTCAATTACTTTAGGGCCTGTAATGAACATTTGAGATGTTTTATCAACCATTAAAATAAAGTCTGTAATCGCTGGTGAATAAACAGCACCACCCGCACAAGGTCCCATAATTACTGAGATTTGCGGAATTACACCAGAATAAATTGAGTTACGGTAGAAAATGTGACCATAGCCGTCAAGTGATAATACACCTTCTTGGATACGCGCACCGCCTGAATCGTTAATACCGATAAACGGCGTACCGTTTTTCGCTGCCAAATCCATTACCGCTGCGATTTTTTTCGCGTGCATTTCACCAAGTGCACCGCCGAATACTGTGAAGTCCTGTGCAAATAAATACACATTACGGCCATTGATTTTACCGAAGCCAGTAACTACGCCGTCACCAGGGCCTTCTAGTTTATCCATACCGAAATCAACAGTACGGTGTGTGATGAAAGGATTGATTTCAACGAATGACCCGTCATCCAATAACATATCAATACGTTCACGGGCAGTCATTTTCCCTTTTTCATGCTGCTTTTCGATACGCGCATCCCCGCCGCCAAGCTGGATCGCTTCTTTACGGTCATAAAGCTCATTAATTTTATCAAACATATCTGGAGTTACTGTCATTGTTGTCATCGTTATTTATCCCCTTTTCCGCTTTTATCGCATAATTCATAAAGTACACCAAATGAGTCTTTCGGGTGTAAAAATGCTACTTCCGCGCCGCCAGCACCTGGTCCCGGCTCTTCAGATAATAGTCGTACACCTTTTTCACGAAGTTCAGCCATGCGCTCACGAATACCCGTTACGCCGAATGCAACATGATGAATGCCTTCTCCGCGTTTTTCCAAAAAGCCATGGATTGCGCTTTTTTCACTCATTGGCTCAAGCAGCTCAATTTTAACGTTGCCTGCATCGATAAAAGCAACTTTTACTTGCTGTGATTCTACTTCTTCCATCTTTAATAATTTCAAGCCTAGCGTTTCTGTGTAATATGTAATACGTTCTTCGATATTACGTACGGCGATGCCGATATGATCCACTTTTTCCACGGTACTGACTCCCTTTTGAATAAAATTATTAATTCCGCCTCATCTGAATCGTGTCCAGACATTTGTTCGAGGCTTTTTTTTTTTAATGGGTGTTTGGACTCCCAATAAAAAATTTTAAAATTTCGAAAATGTAAAATCCAATGTACTTGAGAATTCCTTCAAATTTGATAAACTAGTACTAGTTCATATTGAAGGAGCGAAAAGAATGAGCAACAAAAAGTTTCAAAAAATAGTCGTTTATTCAATGGTTGTTATCATGTTAATCTCAACTGTTGCAATGGGTGTCGCAGCAATTATGTAATGGATGTTTATGCATCCATTTTTTTTATTTCATCCCCTTGAACGATTGCTTGATGACCAGGTATTCATCCATTTCTTCAATAAACTGGTACAATGCGGCCATGGCGAGGAATGTTTCGTGATCATTTGGCAATGGCATTTTGGCGAACTCTTCTTTTACTTTGTCGAGTTTTTCCAAAAAGCGGCTTGCCGTATTTCCTGAATGGACGTGTTCGCTCAAGTCTTCCATGAAGGCTGCAATTAAAGTAGCCTGCTCTGTCATTACCGGCAGTGTCGTAATCTTCGGCAACACGCGCTCTATAATTTCCAGCTGTCTTTCACGCATATCAAAATACAGATAAAATGTATTTTCTTTACGCGTCACGTGATTTTCAACATCTTGGAATGCCAGCGCTTTTCCTGCCTCGACCACTTTCGCCATCTCAATCAGTTCATGACCGTCCCATAATGTATCGCCATCTCTCAAATACCCTGCGATTTCCGCAAGAATTTTCTTCAATAGCGACTCCAATTTTTCGCGGTGATAATACAGGCCCTGCTGGATATCCGGCATGTACATATTTACGACTAAACCAACCCCATAACCGATTGCCATTAAGTAAAATTCATTAATTAGCAGATCGACCGTAAAATTGCCTGTCAAATAAATGTGCATCATAATTACCGAACTTGAGATAAAACCTTCCACAACCTTTAGTGAAACGATTGTCGGAATGAAAAGAATCATAACAATCCCTAAAACAACCGGCGAATAACCGAATATTTCGAAAAATACAAATGCATAAGCAATCCCGATAAATGTTGAAACAATCCGGGTATACACTGCATGGAGAGATTTACGTTTTGTTGGTTGAATGCTTAAAATCGTCAGAATACCAGCTGCCGTGAAAAACTGCAAATCAAAATATTGGGCAATTGCTATCGCAACAGCAGCACCTATGGCTGTTTTTAATGTACGATAGCCGATTGAAAATTTCTTCATATCGGTTGAACTCCCCCGTTATAGGTGTGCAGCGGGTACGTACAATACGCACCCGTTACACAATAACTCTAGTAGTATTAGATTTCTTCGCAGTTTTCCTCGAAGTGACCTTGAAGGTTTGTTACAACACTCATCGGGTCATGTCCTTCGATTTCAAAGCGGCCAACTTCTCCTACAACCTGTCCATCTTTCAATAAAATGAATGATGGAGATGATGGGATATGATCTTCACCGAAATAATAACGTGCAGCTGCAGTTGCCTCTTTATCTTGACCAGCAAATACAGTTACTAAATGGTCAGGACGTTTGTCGTAATGTACAGCATGTGTTGCTGCAGGACGTGCAATACCGCCAGCACAGCCACATACAGAATTCACCATAACAAGAGTTGTACCTTCACGAGCAAACGCTGCTTCCACATCTTCCGGAGTGCGCAGTTGTTCATAACCTGCTGCTTCCATCTCTGCACGTGCAGTCGTTGTAATTTGTTGCATAAATAAATCATAATCCATGTTCATAAGCTTTTTAGCCCCTTTCTATGTTCCTTTTTATCATAGCAAGGTTACGAAAGATGTGCAAAGACTCTTGATTATCATTATTTTCATTCAGCGGAAACTCCCGCTGAATGAAAATAAGCCTCCGGCGGATGTCACAGATTTTTTAAAGGAATTATAGAGGTTTCCAGCCTAAAAGCGTCGCATCATGCGAACGGCTGACTGACCCACTTCGTGTGGGTCCAAACTCAAAAAATCTGGACACAATTACGCCAAGGCGTAATTGATTTATTCATTTTTTTCGCCAAATAATGCATTAACCCCCTGTGTTACCGTTAGCTGGCCATGCAATATTTCTTCCTCAAGTGACCGGACCTGCTTTTTGCGTTCCGGATTTTTATAGAACGAATCGATTAAATGATCGGTAATCATCGTATGGAACCAGTCGCGCGTTTGTTCATGGCGACGTATCGTCCAATAATCCGATTGCTTGATCGTCTGCTCAAACTCCATCAGCATATCCCAAACCTTGTCGAGCCCCGTTTTTTCAAGGGACGATACGGTCAGTGAAGTACTAAGCCATCCAGGTGTCGATGGCTGTAGGAAATGAAGGATCTGCTTGTATTCCTGCATTGTCCGGCGTGCAGGGCGTACATTGTCCCCGTCCGCTTTATGGACGATAATGCCGTCTGCAAGCTCCATAATGCCCTTCTTCATCCCTTGAAGCTCATCTCCCGCACCTGTTAAAACTAGCAGCAGGAAGAAGTCGACCATGCCGCGCACATATGTTTCACTTTGGCCGACACCGACTGTTTCAATCAAAATGACGTCATAGCCTGCCGCTTCGCATAACAGCATCGTTTCACGGGATTTTTTATGGACACCGCCTAATGTACCGGCACTCGGTGATGGACGAACAAATGCATTTTCCTGGCGCACCAGCTCTTCCATTCGCGTTTTGTCCCCTAAAATACTGCCGCCTGAAAGCGATGAGCTCGGGTCGATCGCAAGAACTGCAACACGCTTCCCCATTTTGCACAGCATCGTACCGAATGCTTCGATAAACGAACTTTTTCCAGCACCCGGTACACCGGTGATGCCAATTCGGATTGAATTGCCCGTATAAGGCAATAACTCCTGCAGCAGTTTCTGTGCTTCTTCCTTATGGGCATTGTTCGAGCTTTCAATGAGCGTGATCGCTTTTGCGAGCGAAGTACGGTTACCCGCACGTACTTCGCTGGCCAGCGTCTGTAGATCAAGTGCTTCCTGCTTTTTTTTCCGGAACTTTTTCGGGTTTGAATAGCTCATACCATCATGACCACCCTTCACACCATCCATGACAAATAAAGCGCTCTTCTCGTCTTGAGGCATCACTACTCTGCCACTTCCTCATAACCTAACTTTTTATAAATTTCTTCTATAATACGGATTGCCGATACCGGAATTACTGTACCTGGACCGAAGATAGCTGCTGCACCTGCTTTATACAGATAATCATAGTCCTGAGCTGGGATTACACCGCCGCAAATGACGATAATGTCCTCGCGACCTAATTTCTTCAGTTCAGCTACAAGTTCAGGCACTAATGTTTTATGACCAGCTGCTAAAGAAGATACTCCGATGCAGTGTACGTCGTTTTCATTTGCCATTTGTGCTGTTTCTTCCGGTGTCATGAACAATGGAGAAATATCGACATCGAAACCTAAGTCCGCATAGCCAGTTGCAACAACTTTCGCACCGCGGTCATGTCCGTCTTGTCCCATCTTCGCCACTAAAATACGTGGACGGCGACCTTCTGCTTCCAGGAAGTCTTCTGTCATTTGCTTCACTTCTGTAATCATTTCATCATCCGAGAAGTTTGCAGAATAAACACCTGAAATTGAGCGGATAACCGCTTTATGACGGCCAGATACTGCTTCAATCGCATCCGAAATTTCACCTAATGATGCACGTGCTCTTGCCGCATCTACTGCAACAGCCAATAAGTTTTCAGAACCGTCTTCAGCCGCTTTTGTTAAGCGCGCTAAATGTTTTTGTACTTCCACTTCATCACGTGTAGCCTTCATTTTTTCAAGACGGGCAATTTGTGATTCGCGTACGATTGCATTGTCGATATCTAAAATGTCGATTGGATCTTCTTCAGCAAGACGGTATTTGTTTACGCCGACAATCGTTTCTGTTTTTGAATCGATTTTCGCCTGACGTTTAGCCGCTGCTTCTTCAACTTTCATTTTTGGAAGTCCTGTCTCAATCGCTTTCGCCATTCCGCCAAGAGCTTCGATTTCTTCGATTAATGCCCATGCTTTTTCTGTCAGCTCTTCTGTCAGTTTTTCAACATAGTACGAGCCGCCCCATGGATCGATTACTTTTGTCATTCCTGTTTCTTCTTGCAGGAATAGCTGTGTATTACGTGCAATACGAGCCGAGAAGTCTGTCGGTAAAGCAATTGCTTCATCCAGTGCGTTCGTATGAAGCGACTGAGTATGACCCATCGCTGCCGCGTTTGCTTCGATTAATGTACGAGTTACGTTATTGAATGGATCTTGTTCTGTTAAACTCCAGCCTGATGTTTGCGAGTGTGTACGAAGTGCAAGAGACTTCGAATTTTTCGGATTGAATGTAGACATCATTTGTGCCCAAATGCGACGTGCTGCACGCATTTTCGCAACTTCCATGTAATAGTTCATACCAATTGCCCAGAAGAACGATAAACGCGGTGCAAATGCATCAATGTCAATGCCCGCTTTTAAACCAGTACGTACATATTCAAGGCCGTCTGCCAATGTATACGCAAGCTCGATATCATTTGTCGCACCCGCTTCTTGAATATGGTAGCCCGAAATGGAAATCGAGTTGAATTTCGGCATGAATTTCGCCGTATATTCAAAAATGTCTGCAATGATTTTCATCGACATTGCCGGTGGATAAATATATGTGTTACGTACCATGTATTCTTTTAAAATGTCGTTTTGGATCGTACCGGCCAATTTATCGGGTGTTACTCCTTGTTCTTCAGCTGCAACGATGTAGAATGCAAGAATCGG is from Solibacillus isronensis and encodes:
- the mce gene encoding methylmalonyl-CoA epimerase is translated as MEKVDHIGIAVRNIEERITYYTETLGLKLLKMEEVESQQVKVAFIDAGNVKIELLEPMSEKSAIHGFLEKRGEGIHHVAFGVTGIRERMAELREKGVRLLSEEPGPGAGGAEVAFLHPKDSFGVLYELCDKSGKGDK
- the scpA gene encoding methylmalonyl-CoA mutase, with the translated sequence MSKANFATVVIEDVLKQEQLTSTGSYVTNEGIEVNSVYNKEDIQDAKHLKDVAGIAPNTRGPYPTMYVARPWTVRQYAGFSTAEESNAFYRRNLAMGQKGLSVAFDLATHRGYDSDHPRVTGDVGKAGVAIDSVEDAKILFDGIPLDQMSVSMTMNGAVLPILAFYIVAAEEQGVTPDKLAGTIQNDILKEYMVRNTYIYPPAMSMKIIADIFEYTAKFMPKFNSISISGYHIQEAGATNDIELAYTLADGLEYVRTGLKAGIDIDAFAPRLSFFWAIGMNYYMEVAKMRAARRIWAQMMSTFNPKNSKSLALRTHSQTSGWSLTEQDPFNNVTRTLIEANAAAMGHTQSLHTNALDEAIALPTDFSARIARNTQLFLQEETGMTKVIDPWGGSYYVEKLTEELTEKAWALIEEIEALGGMAKAIETGLPKMKVEEAAAKRQAKIDSKTETIVGVNKYRLAEEDPIDILDIDNAIVRESQIARLEKMKATRDEVEVQKHLARLTKAAEDGSENLLAVAVDAARARASLGEISDAIEAVSGRHKAVIRSISGVYSANFSDDEMITEVKQMTEDFLEAEGRRPRILVAKMGQDGHDRGAKVVATGYADLGFDVDISPLFMTPEETAQMANENDVHCIGVSSLAAGHKTLVPELVAELKKLGREDIIVICGGVIPAQDYDYLYKAGAAAIFGPGTVIPVSAIRIIEEIYKKLGYEEVAE
- a CDS encoding AIM24 family protein — encoded protein: MGNYSIRDFVNKTQQDQNENDYFELETDRVLEVNLNGEVWSKMGAMIAYVGSIIFERERMLEHGVSKMFKKALTGEGTQLMKAKGKGRLYLADQGKKITIFDLQNESLCVNGNDLLAFEPSINWDIRLMRKMAGMMAGGLFNVMLDGKGKVAITTHFEPLTLIVKPGETVYTDPNATVAWSGNLKPEFVTDITFRTLIGRGSNESIQMAFSGEGFVIIQPFEEVYLSSES
- a CDS encoding BrxA/BrxB family bacilliredoxin, whose protein sequence is MNMDYDLFMQQITTTARAEMEAAGYEQLRTPEDVEAAFAREGTTLVMVNSVCGCAGGIARPAATHAVHYDKRPDHLVTVFAGQDKEATAAARYYFGEDHIPSSPSFILLKDGQVVGEVGRFEIEGHDPMSVVTNLQGHFEENCEEI
- the meaB gene encoding methylmalonyl Co-A mutase-associated GTPase MeaB is translated as MPQDEKSALFVMDGVKGGHDGMSYSNPKKFRKKKQEALDLQTLASEVRAGNRTSLAKAITLIESSNNAHKEEAQKLLQELLPYTGNSIRIGITGVPGAGKSSFIEAFGTMLCKMGKRVAVLAIDPSSSLSGGSILGDKTRMEELVRQENAFVRPSPSAGTLGGVHKKSRETMLLCEAAGYDVILIETVGVGQSETYVRGMVDFFLLLVLTGAGDELQGMKKGIMELADGIIVHKADGDNVRPARRTMQEYKQILHFLQPSTPGWLSTSLTVSSLEKTGLDKVWDMLMEFEQTIKQSDYWTIRRHEQTRDWFHTMITDHLIDSFYKNPERKKQVRSLEEEILHGQLTVTQGVNALFGEKNE
- a CDS encoding aromatic acid exporter family protein, which encodes MKKFSIGYRTLKTAIGAAVAIAIAQYFDLQFFTAAGILTILSIQPTKRKSLHAVYTRIVSTFIGIAYAFVFFEIFGYSPVVLGIVMILFIPTIVSLKVVEGFISSSVIMMHIYLTGNFTVDLLINEFYLMAIGYGVGLVVNMYMPDIQQGLYYHREKLESLLKKILAEIAGYLRDGDTLWDGHELIEMAKVVEAGKALAFQDVENHVTRKENTFYLYFDMRERQLEIIERVLPKITTLPVMTEQATLIAAFMEDLSEHVHSGNTASRFLEKLDKVKEEFAKMPLPNDHETFLAMAALYQFIEEMDEYLVIKQSFKGMK
- a CDS encoding acyl-CoA carboxylase subunit beta; this translates as MTTMTVTPDMFDKINELYDRKEAIQLGGGDARIEKQHEKGKMTARERIDMLLDDGSFVEINPFITHRTVDFGMDKLEGPGDGVVTGFGKINGRNVYLFAQDFTVFGGALGEMHAKKIAAVMDLAAKNGTPFIGINDSGGARIQEGVLSLDGYGHIFYRNSIYSGVIPQISVIMGPCAGGAVYSPAITDFILMVDKTSQMFITGPKVIETVTGEKISAEGLGGSKVHNATSGNAHFRAENEEAAIAQIQQLLSYLPQNNREKAPKQAAPEGDNFRSELVDVVPIDQTKSYDVRKVVEQVVDEGSFMEVQKEFAKNIVVGFARIAGESVGLVCNQPKFLAGGLDIDSSDKLARFVRTCDAFNVPVITFEDVSGFFPGVKQEHGGIIRHGAKILYAYSEATVPKITVILRKAYGGAYVALNSKAIGADLVFAWPNAEIAVMGAAGAANIIHAGEIAKSADPEATRAAKIEEYKEKFANPYVAASRGMVDDVIDPRETRIKLIQALDMLSTKQEDRPYKKHGNIPL
- the prli42 gene encoding stressosome-associated protein Prli42, with the translated sequence MSNKKFQKIVVYSMVVIMLISTVAMGVAAIM
- a CDS encoding tetratricopeptide repeat protein → MKEIDQLQRAIDLRSDGELQQSNQLLLNLVEQHPNEAYVNYQCAWSFDVLGKESDAVPYYEKAIQGDLNEEDLANAYLGLGSTYRTLGEYENSKHTLENGLEKFPDNLAIQVFYAMTLFNLKEHERSMELLLKNLATTSSDPQIQKYKKAITFYSDKLNEVWK
- a CDS encoding general stress protein — encoded protein: MEYRREIALVYSVEEAMTKLNIIRGHGFSEHEIHVFSKDIHPLQSLKMYTDIQVHLAGNWLDQLISFVTRKNVYEVSLRILHLTSEETAHYGHGIELGAIFLFAEHEHPYEKEPKKQQAAFNLSRAVE